In Dromaius novaehollandiae isolate bDroNov1 chromosome 16, bDroNov1.hap1, whole genome shotgun sequence, one genomic interval encodes:
- the OPRL1 gene encoding nociceptin receptor codes for MDPLFPAHILEDPDLRKLLNDSSMLNLSFLPSNWFNNGTGDSFLPLGIKITIVVVYSIVCIVGLVGNCSVMYVIVRFTKMKTATNIYIFNLALADTLCLMTLPFQGTDTFLGFWPFGNVLCKIAISIDYYNMFTSTFTLTMMSVDRYIAICHPIKALDIRTPHKAKVVNVCIWALASVFGIPAMVMGSAENENNEIDCLIKLPSPVDYWDPVFGICVFLFSFMIPVLIITICYSLMIRRLKNVRVLSGSKEKDRNLRRITRMVLVVVAVFIICWTPIQIFVLVQCLGAKAESELELAISCFCTALGYANSSLNPVLYAFLDENFKACFKKFCFPTSFRTELQMSNRMCSIAKDVAYACKNSEGTNNPA; via the exons ATGGATCCTCTCTTCCCTGCCCACATTTTGGAGGACCCTGACCTGAGAAAGCTGCTGAACGACTCCTCCATGCTGAACCTGAGCTTCCTCCCCAGCAACTGGTTCAACAACGGCACGGGGGACAGCTTCCTGCCGCTGGGCATCAAGATCACCATCGTGGTCGTCTACTCCATCGTGTGCATCGTGGGGCTGGTGGGCAACTGCTCCGTCATGTATGTGATTGTCAG ATTCACCAAGATGAAGACAGCAACCAACATTTACATCTTTAACCTTGCTCTGGCTGATACCTTGTGCCTGATGACCTTACCCTTCCAGGGTACAGACACATTCCTGGGCTTCTGGCCCTTTGGCAATGTCCTCTGCAAAATTGCCATCTCCATAGACTACTACAACATGTTCACAAGCACCTTCACCCTGACGATGATGAGTGTGGACCGCTACATCGCCATCTGCCACCCCATCAAAGCGCTGGATATCCGCACTCCCCACAAGGCCAAAGTGGTGAACGTCTGCATCTGGGCGCTGGCTTCTGTCTTTGGCATCCCGGCAATGGTGATGGGATctgcagagaatgaaaacaaCG AAATTGATTGTCTAATTAAACTCCCATCACCCGTGGATTACTGGGATCCAGTGTTTGGCATCTgtgtctttctcttctcctttatgATCCCTGTGCTGATCATAACTATCTGCTACAGCCTCATGATCAGGCGACTCAAGAATGTCCGTGTCCTCTCAGGCTCTAAGGAGAAGGACCGAAACCTGAGGCGCATCACCCGAATGGTCCTGGTGGTGGTGGCTGTCTTCATTATCTGCTGGACTCCCATCCAGATTTTCGTGCTAGTCCAGTGCTTGGGTGCCAAGGCAGAAAGTGAGCTCGAGCTGGCCATCTCCTGCTTCTGCACCGCGCTGGGGTATGCCAACAGCAGCCTGAACCCAGTGCTCTACGCCTTCTTGGATGAGAACTTCAAGGCATGCTTCAAGAAGTTCTGCTTCCCCACCTCCTTCAGGACCGAGCTCCAGATGTCCAACAGGATGTGCAGCATTGCCAAGGATGTGGCTTATGCCTGCAAGAACTCGGAGGGGACTAACAATCCGGCCTGA